A segment of the candidate division WOR-3 bacterium genome:
GAGTATACCACCTCGGTCAACGAGTGCTGGCGCAGCTCAGGAACCCTGGGGATTGCAGTGGCGTGGTGCTGGATCCAGTTGACGAAAAGTGCTTTCTCTCTGCCTGTGTCCTCCATGACGTGGGGCATTACCCCTTTTCACACACTCTAGAGGAACTCCAGTCACTCAAGACGGACCATGAGCATCGTGCGTCTGCCATGTTCGAGACGGGGGAGCTAGCTAGGGTGCTGGAGAAGTACGACATAGACAAGGGGCGGGTTTCAGCAATCATTGAGGGCAAGGCATCAACTCCAAGAGACCAGCTGCTGAGCAGTACGCTAAACAGCGCAATAGACATAGACAAATGCGATTGCTTGAGGCGCGACAGCTTCTTCTGCGGCGTGGACTATGGCCTCGTCGACGTCGATCGCCTAATACAAGCGTTGCGGCC
Coding sequences within it:
- a CDS encoding HD domain-containing protein, with product MIGKETGISKTSIVIRDPVWGHISFPDYITAIIRTEAFERLSFVSQLGLAQLVFPGAVHTRLGHSLGVYHLGQRVLAQLRNPGDCSGVVLDPVDEKCFLSACVLHDVGHYPFSHTLEELQSLKTDHEHRASAMFETGELARVLEKYDIDKGRVSAIIEGKASTPRDQLLSSTLNSAIDIDKCDCLRRDSFFCGVDYGLVDVDRLIQALRPNKAGDFVALTEKGIGPVESLLLAQYLRGCPCLS